AGAAGACATGACACAAGGGGAGTTAGCACAAAAACTTAATCTTTCAAGAAGCTCTATAAGTATGTATGAGAATAATGAAAGAAAACCACCTACAGAATTACTAGAAGAAATAGCTGACTTGTTTAATGTGGATATGAATTACATTACAGGTAGGACGGACAAAGAGTATTATCTAGACTTAAAAACAAGACAAATAGCTCAAGAAATACT
This window of the Tissierellales bacterium genome carries:
- a CDS encoding helix-turn-helix transcriptional regulator, with protein sequence MSKIGNMIKSLRIREDMTQGELAQKLNLSRSSISMYENNERKPPTELLEEIADLFNVDMNYITGRTDKEYYLDLKTRQIAQEILNNSELRALFDASRGATPEDLEITKNLLISLKNKERGGSID